The Luteibacter flocculans genomic interval GCTGATCTTGCTCGGCATGGGCGTGGGTATCGCCTGGCGCCGGAGGCGGCGTTGAGGTGAAGGCGCGACTCATTGGCCTGGTGGCGCTCGTTGTCCTCGTCGCCGCGGTCGCATGGCAGTGGCATGCGGACGAAGCGGACGCCCAGGCGCATCGGCTCACCGCGCTCGATCCCGACGCGGTCAATCACATCGAGGTCGCGCTGAAGGGACTGCCGCCGGAGCGTTTCGACCGCCGCGATGGGCGCTGGACGAGCGCCACCGCAGCCACGGACGAAGGGCGGGCAGAGGATCTGGCGGCACTCGCCGCCACGCCGGTGGCGTCATGGCGGCCCGCGGGCGAATTCGACGCAGCCAAGATCGGCCTGGCACCGCCGGTCGCGGTGCTGACGTTGAACGACACCCGCATCGAGTTCGGCGACATGACGGCGTTGCGCAAGCAACGCTACGTGCGGGTCGACCGGCAGATCGCCATCGTTCCGGCGCAGGCATTGCCTCGCCCGCCTCGCGCCGACTCGCTGGCAGCCCCCTCGTCCAGCGCGCGCTGAACGCGACGACATCGCTTGCGCGGGCGGGCATTCCGCCCCATCTTCGCGTCATGCCTGAACTGCCCGA includes:
- a CDS encoding DUF4340 domain-containing protein — translated: MKARLIGLVALVVLVAAVAWQWHADEADAQAHRLTALDPDAVNHIEVALKGLPPERFDRRDGRWTSATAATDEGRAEDLAALAATPVASWRPAGEFDAAKIGLAPPVAVLTLNDTRIEFGDMTALRKQRYVRVDRQIAIVPAQALPRPPRADSLAAPSSSAR